AGACCGAAGGATTGTCGTTGGACTGGAACAGTTTGGCGCGGATGGGGAACGGGAAAACCGGCCCCTCCAACCGCATCGACACGAAGTCGCCAGCGTTGTCGCTGGAGTCTTTCCATGCGGGGCCGGCGTCAGGGCCGTCCTCGCTATCGAGGCGCACGCGGTAGTCGGGCGCGTTTTTCACATCGCTCGGTTTGGCCGGGACGATGAACAGCTTTTCGTGGAGGCCGAACGAATGAAGCTCCCCCGCATAGCCGGTTTCGGTGCGGGTGAAGGTGCCTATCTCTGCCATGGAAATCTCCTGCGGTTGGTTTTTTTTGGGGGGGTCAGTACGTCGGCACGCGCCACTCGTAGCGGCCGACGCCTTCCTCATCGGTCCAGAGCGGAACCGCTCGGCCGATGACGGAATCTGCGGGGATGGGTCCGAAATAACGGCCGTCGAGGCTGTCGCGGACTTCCCAATTCATGAGGAAAAGCTGGTCGCCGCCGATGACGCGGCAGCCCTTCCAGACGGGCAGATCGCGACCGAGGCTGTCGCGCTCCAGCGCCTCGCCCATCTCGATCCCGTCAACCGTGATCGTGCGGCCGGCTCGGCAAACCCGCTGTCCGGGCAGGCCCAAGACGCGCTTCAAGAGCGGGACGCCTCGCGCGATATAGCCGCGCTCGACCATGAAGCTGGCGAGCGGTTCGGGCGGCATGATGGCGACCAGCTCGGGCACGTCGATCCGGTCTGCCGGCTCGACGGTGTAGAACCCGACTGGCGCGCTGGCGGTGGCGTTCCATATGAGTTTCGTCGGCGTCTTGACCGCGCTTGCGGCGGCGATGCCGATCACCGCCAGCGCCGTCACCGTAAGGGTGCGGCGGCGCGTCATGGCTCGATCCTTCGACGGTGAAGCCAAGCGGCATGTCGCTCAGGCGTGTAGGCGTGCGGTTCCAGATTGGCGGTCAAACGGTTGTGGACGTGCCGCCAGTGATCCGGCGAGGCGTCGGCCGGATCGAGGCCGAGCGCATCCACGGCGTCGATAGCTACAAGCGCACGCTGCACCTTGGGCCAGCCGTCGAGGCGCAACAGGATTTCGCCACCGGGGCGCACGAAGGGCAATGTCTGGAACGGCTCGCCGCGCCCGATGGCGCGCACAATGTCGATGCGCGAAATGACAGTGCCGTGCTCGCCAGATGCCCAACGGACGAAGGCGAAGACGCTGCCCGGCGCGAAGCCGACGACGCTGCGGCGGCGGTCGATGATCTGCTCGTAGCTCTTGCGGCCGAAGCGTATCCAGTGCTCGACCTTGCGTTTCTCGAAGGTCAGCTCGACCAATGTGGTGAAGGGCGCAGGTCCGTCCGGCAGCGGACGGCCGTGCGCGCTGCGGTGGGCGCGACGGGTCATTGTTCGTCTCCGGGGATGTGCTGGGGGCTGCGCGGGCACAGCGCGTCGAGCGCGGCCCTCATGGCTCGCCCCTTCGGGCAGAACCGGCACCACGCTTCGCCTGCGCGCGCGTCAAAGAAAAAGAGTTAGATTCTCTGTTAGATAAGTTAGCGGTCGGATTCCGCGTTTCAGGCCAAAGCGTTAGCTGCGGTTCGTGCGCCTGATCTGCCGATAGTGCTGCGCCTGATGTGCCGATACCCCGTGCGCCTGATCTGCCGATGGCATTAACAGGGTTATCAACAGTGCCTGTTGATGAGCTTTCGGGGCGGATGCGCAGCAGTTCGCGGTCGTCTTCCCGCTCGATCTGGAGCAGGTAGCCGGGAAGTTGCTGGCGGGCCGCGATCCGGCGCAGGTCGAGCGCGAAGTCGGACGGCCGGGCGAGGCTGCCGGATTTCTGGTGGAGGTGCGCGACCTCGAAAACCCAGCCGTGGCGCTGGTGCCCGGCGTGCTTTCGGGCGACGCGGTAAAGCCATCGCTCGATGCCGCCAGTCAGGCGGAAATAGGCCGGGTCGATGGTCAGGACCAGCGAACGGTCGATGACGCTGTTGTAGAACCATTCGGGCAGGACGAACTCCATGCCCTCGACGCGGCCGGCGCGCGTCGTCATTTCCTCCCACTCGTTGATCCATGAGAATTGCCGGCGACGCCAATGCGGGCCGTTGCGGATGGTGGTGGCGATGACGGTCGATTGCAGCCGCGCCAGCGCGGCTTTCAGAAGCCGGTATTGATGATTGCCGGTCGGCCGCCCGATGGCGCGCAACAGATGGTAAGGCGTAAACCGGACAAAGCGCGAAGTGGTGAGGCCGTTGTTCTCGGCCGCAACGATCTGCGAGGCCGCCCATATCAGCACATCGGCGTCCCATATGGTCGCCATGCCGTGCTCGGGCATCCCGAACACCTGCACCTCTATGTCGGCGGCCTTGTAAAGAATCGGCTTGGTGCGCGGGGTCTTCGCCAGCGAGAAGAACGGCCGTTCCATCAAGTCGCGCTGGTCGCGCGGCGGCGCGTCGCCGGTTGCGACCACGAAGGGGTCTAGGCGGCTACGCTCGCTGTCCTCGGTCGGCTGTGCGGGATCGTGGTCGTCCTCGCGCAGCATCTAGCAGTCGCCCCGTTCTTCGGGCGTAAGCGGACGCGCGGGAAAGACGGTGCCGGCGGTCTTGTCGCGGGTGGATTTGCGCTCGCCCGCCGCGCTCCAGTCTTCCAGATCGCGGACGGTGTAGAGGACGCGACCGCCGACTTTGCGATAGGTCGGCCCGGTGCCATAGGTGCGATGCTTCTCAAGGGTGCGGATGGATATGCCGAGGAAGCGCGCGGCTTCCTTGGTGCGCAACAGGCGCGGCGGCAGGCCCGCAAGTGGGTTGGGCATGGATCACCTCCAGTCGGGATTGGGCTGCCGGGGGCGGCAGCGGACTGTGGCGAACCATGGCGAGGGATCGGCGGCGCGTAGCGTGCCGCATTTGCGCCTATGCGCTGGCGGCACCCCCTTCGGGGCGGTGCGCGGCCAATAGATGAGGGATTTCAGCGGCTCATTGCCTGCTGCGCCGAAAAGCCAGAGACATTCCCACGCGGTTCGGTTAAGAATCGCAGCGGAGCAGACGCGCTGCTCTGGGGCGTAGTAACCCCTCACGAATGGCCGGTGCCAGCCAGAACGGCACCAACTCCTTGACCTATGGTCGGGGAGCCTGTGGCGTATACAACAGGCTTTCCGAGCTAAAGGCCATGGGGCCGTTTCGTGACGGTTACTAACTCCCCGATCACCAAGAGTCAGAGAGAATCGTTTGCGGGGGCGCACCGCAGACAAAGCTCTCTCGGATACGGGGAATGACTATGCGGGTTCCCGTCGAACTCGATCCAGATGTGGACGATGAAGCGCCGACCGGCGACACCATAACCGTCTATGACGAACAACATTACGTCACATATCTGCGTTTGCTGGATGCGAAGGCCGAGGGCGCGGACTGGAAGGAAGTCGCGCGGATCGTGCTGCACCGTGATCCGGCCGCTGAGGAACTGCTGACCCGCCGTTGCTGGCAAAGCCATCTCGAACGCGCGCAATGGCTATCGCGTGAAGGCTATCGGAAGATTCTGGAGCAGGCGGCAGCCAATAGGGCGTGAGGTCGATGGCCGTGCCCATCAACGCTTGTCGGGCTTGATCGGATAGTGGAGCAGAAGGCGATAGCCCCCGCGCATCATCTTGATGCCGTGCGCGACCAGGCGGCGGGCTTTGTTCTTGCGCGGATCGCTCTCGAAATCCTCCTTCGTGCCGCGAAAGCCGAGCAGGACTTCAGCGATGGTGCGATAGCTTTCGCCGCGCAACCGCGCGTCAAGCGCGCGCAGGGTCAAGATATGCCATTGCCGGAGTTGGGCAGGCACGGCTCGGAAATCAGGACCGGGCGCGCGACCGTTGAGGGACCGCCAAAATCGGCGGGCCGCGTGAGCACGCAGTTCCAGAAACGAATCCATCGGCAACGTGACGGCGTAGAATGCGGCGGCATCGGGCACGGCATCGGGCAGCCAGAATTGATGCGCGACGCCATCCACCTGCCAGATGCCGTGCCAACCATCGGCGGCGCGGCGCAAGTCAAGGCCATCGAGATGCGCCAGCGTCAATATTGGTTCGGTATCGCCGTTCTTGTGATCGACCGGCGACAACATCACCGCTTGCGGGTGAAGATTCGGATTCCAGATCGGCGATTGCGGGTCATGCTGCGCGTCGGGATCGCACGGGAAATCGCAAGCCCCAGCGATGTGCAAACATTTCGAGGTCACTGCCGGTCGGTTCCCCGGTCCTAGCGATGGTCTCGAAGTCCTGACGATAATCGTCATTCCGGCGCAGGTATTCCCAAGCGAAACCGGCGGCCGGAATTTGCTTCGCGTGTCTGTATGCCGCCGGCAAACGCCAGTCGATGCTTAGCATGGCGTCACCTCTCAAAGCCGGGGCGCGCGAGGCTGCGCCCGGACAAGAGAGATTCAAGTATCTATTCAAGTAATATAAGATGCTCAAAGCAGATATATTGATCATCTAACGCGATCAATATTGGTTATTTTCTTCTTAACACTATCTCGTTGAGTTTTACAGTCGTCGCCCGCATGTGCGAGCAAGCGACCGGCCTTCATCTGCTGGAAAACACATGGACCTCATCATGTGCGGTCTCTACGGTGAAAAGGTCGCCACTCATTTCAGCGTCTCGCGCCATTGCCTGCCAATCGACATAGTAGCGTAGCGCCTCGGGAATCGTGATGCTCTCGGTGGTCAGTTCCTCCATGTAATCGGCGAGACTGCCAAACTGACCATGATAGCAGTCCTGCAAGGCGGTTTCGGCTTGGTCCATGTCGCCGATGAACTGCTCCAGCAAGCCCGCGCCGAGTGCGCCATGCTCTGAGATGAAAGCGCCTATACGCGCCACGGTGTCGATGCCGGCATATTCGCTGATCGTGATGCCCTCGAAGCCTTCAAAGTCGTGGATGGCGTATTCCTCTGCGTGCGCGATGGGGGACCGTGCCAGCATGGTCACAATCTTATCCCTGATTTGGTCCGCGTCCTGATCCGCGTCGATCCAAGCCCCATGCAGATAGCCGCTATTGTAGGCGGCAAGGCAGGCCACATAGATGCGGGGGCTGCTCTCGGATATGTTGGTCATGTCTCTGATCCTCGGGTCTGAAGGTCAGCGAAGCGGAACGCCGCGCCTGACCTTCTGGCCGTCGCCGAGACTGGGGTAGCAACGAGCAAGGGCGACCGGGGTGGAGGGGGATCACCCGGCATGCACAAGCCCCTCGGGGTGCGGAAGGCTGGGGATGCCGCCCCGGACGGTTCCACTTACCTTGCTGGCGCGAGGGCAAGGCCCTTAGCAAAATTGTTGAGGATCGCGCGGCGGCGGCCGTGCCGGCCCGGAGGCGAACGCGCTTCCACATTGCGCTGTAGAGAGCCGGAGGGCAGCGAGTGGCAAAGCCACGCCACCACCTTTTCTCCGTCGCAAACATCCTGCAACAGACTGAACAGAAAGGATATTTCAGCGGTTCAAACGGCATCGAGCCAGTTCCGCGCCAATGGGGAGACTTCGGCCCTCCCCAAATCCCATCGACAAGGAAGCGTTCCTGCTCCCATTGACCCATAACCGAGGAGCTTTCGAGCTCCTCTGGACACTCCCGGTCAACCCTGAGCGGATTGGATGCCTTCAGGAGTTTCGCGCTCTGAACCATGGCCGAGCAACCAACAGGCGGATATTGACCTTTTGCTTCAGGGAGTCTCGATGCTATTCTAGGACACAGGGGGAGTGTCAAAGTGTTCATACATCGCGTCGTTATTCAAAATTACCGCTGCCTAAAAGCAGCGGATGTCATAATGAACGACAATCTAAACGTGATCGTCGGAAACAACGAATGCGGAAAATCTACGCTTCTTGAAGCCGTTCACCTCGCGTTGTCCGGTCAGCTCAATGGCCGACCGCTTGTGGTGGAGATGCACCCGTATCTGTTCAATCTCGACCTTGTACGCAAATACATCGATAGTCTAGCAGCAGGCGAGAAACCACACCCCCCGCACATCCTCCTTGAGGTTTATCTCGCCGACGACCCGAACCTGACTAAGCTCAAGGGCGATCACAATTCGCTTAAAATAGACCGCCCCGGCGTATCGCTCAGCATTGAGCTTAATCCATCACATGCCGAAGACTTCATTCAGTATGTCAGCGATCCCGCAGAAATTCGCACCGTTCCGATTGAATATTATCGTATCGTATGGCGCAACTTTGCAGGCAACGACATTGCCCACTCTCGCGACATTCCACTTCACGCGAGCCTCATCGACGCCAGCACGCTCAAGAACAATGCTGCCGCAAGCAGGTATGTCGTGGACATTGTTAAAGAGAGCCTGTCGGCACAAGAAAAAGTCGATCTTGCTCTCACTTATCGTCTGATGAAGGACCGCTTTCTGGAGCAGCCCAAGGTCAAAACAATCAATGACGCGCTTGCTCTAAAAAAAGGGAAGATCAGCGAGAAAACCATATCTGTTTCGCTCGACACGTCGGCCCGTGCGAGTTGGGAGGCAGGGGTAATGCCCCACCTCGACGACATTCCGCTCACGCTTGTCGGCAAGGGTGAGCAGAACGCCGTCAAGATCAAGCTCGCGATGGAGACGTCCGCCAAGTCCCACATCATCCTGATCGAAGAGGCGGAAAACCATCTCTCCTACGCCAGCCTCAACGAGTTGATCGGGCATATTTCCGCGAACGCGGGCACGAGACAGATTTTTATTACGACCCATAGCAGCTTTGTGCTGAACAAACTGGGCGTAGAGTCGGTGCTCCTGTTCCAGCGAGGCAGCGGCGTTCGGCTTTCTGATTTAGCAAATACGTCAACACAAGACTATTTCATGAAGCTGCCGGGCCACGACACGCTGCGTCTTATTCTCGCTAAGCGGTCCATTTTGGTCGAAGGCCCATCCGACGAGCTGATTGTGCAGCGCGGCTACCAAAAAAAGCACGGAAAGATGCCACTGGAAGATGGAGTCGACGTGATTTCCGTCAACTCCCTCGCCTTTAAACGCTTTCTCGAAATTGCGGTTCTGCTAAAAACCGAGACCGATGTCGTGACCGACAATGATGGCAGCGTGGCCGGGCTGCTGGCGAAATATGCTAATTACCTCACCTCGGATGTTGTCAAAATCCGGTACGACACGGACGAGACGGCCAAGACCCTTGAGCCACAGCTCGTCAAAAAGAACGGGCTGACAACCATAAATGCGGTACTCGGCAAGACTTTCACCGACGAAGCGAGCGCCATCGAATACATGGTCAAGAACAAGGCAGATGTAGCCTTGAGGTTCTTCGAGACCACCGTGGATTGGTCCGTGCCGGACTATATAGCCGATGCCATCCGCTAGCCGCATCGTTATAGCCGCCGCCGGCGGCGGCAAGACCACCCGCGTCGTCGATCAGGCGCTAGGTGCTGACACAGGCATTACGGCGCTTGTGACATACACGCGGAATAATATCCGCGAGATCGGGCTCAAGATGCATGAACGCTCAAGGGCGATCCCTCCGCATGTCGAGGTGATTTCGTGGTACACGTTCCTCTTGCATGAACTGGCCCGCCCCTACCAGTCAGCAATGCACTCCCGCAGGATCGATGGATTTTTTTGGACCGAAGGAAAGTCGGTCATTTATGCGCCGGAGGCCAACACGGCAGCACATTATTTTTCCGATGGCCGCCTAATCTACTCCGATAAAATCTCGAAGTTCATCTGCGCGTGCGACGCCAAATCCGGCGGTTCGGTGATGCGAAGGTTGCGGCAGCGGTTTGCCCATATCATCATCGACGAAATTCAGGACATGGCGGGCTACGACCTAGATTTGCTGGAGCTGATGCTCAGGTCGAACGTCAGGGTGACGTTCGTCGGCGATCACCGCCAAGCCACCTTTGCCACCAACAATGCTCCGAAGAACAAGGCTTTCCGAGGCCCGGCTATCATCAATAAGTTCGAAGCAT
The Paracoccus alcaliphilus DNA segment above includes these coding regions:
- a CDS encoding DUF736 domain-containing protein, whose product is MAEIGTFTRTETGYAGELHSFGLHEKLFIVPAKPSDVKNAPDYRVRLDSEDGPDAGPAWKDSSDNAGDFVSMRLEGPVFPFPIRAKLFQSNDNPSVWTLRWKHARKIEDEE
- a CDS encoding S26 family signal peptidase, with translation MTRRRTLTVTALAVIGIAAASAVKTPTKLIWNATASAPVGFYTVEPADRIDVPELVAIMPPEPLASFMVERGYIARGVPLLKRVLGLPGQRVCRAGRTITVDGIEMGEALERDSLGRDLPVWKGCRVIGGDQLFLMNWEVRDSLDGRYFGPIPADSVIGRAVPLWTDEEGVGRYEWRVPTY
- a CDS encoding DUF2840 domain-containing protein gives rise to the protein MTRRAHRSAHGRPLPDGPAPFTTLVELTFEKRKVEHWIRFGRKSYEQIIDRRRSVVGFAPGSVFAFVRWASGEHGTVISRIDIVRAIGRGEPFQTLPFVRPGGEILLRLDGWPKVQRALVAIDAVDALGLDPADASPDHWRHVHNRLTANLEPHAYTPERHAAWLHRRRIEP
- a CDS encoding replication initiator protein A, encoding MLREDDHDPAQPTEDSERSRLDPFVVATGDAPPRDQRDLMERPFFSLAKTPRTKPILYKAADIEVQVFGMPEHGMATIWDADVLIWAASQIVAAENNGLTTSRFVRFTPYHLLRAIGRPTGNHQYRLLKAALARLQSTVIATTIRNGPHWRRRQFSWINEWEEMTTRAGRVEGMEFVLPEWFYNSVIDRSLVLTIDPAYFRLTGGIERWLYRVARKHAGHQRHGWVFEVAHLHQKSGSLARPSDFALDLRRIAARQQLPGYLLQIEREDDRELLRIRPESSSTGTVDNPVNAIGRSGARGIGTSGAALSADQAHEPQLTLWPETRNPTANLSNRESNSFSLTRAQAKRGAGSARRGEP
- a CDS encoding helix-turn-helix transcriptional regulator — translated: MPNPLAGLPPRLLRTKEAARFLGISIRTLEKHRTYGTGPTYRKVGGRVLYTVRDLEDWSAAGERKSTRDKTAGTVFPARPLTPEERGDC
- a CDS encoding DNA -binding domain-containing protein, coding for MRVPVELDPDVDDEAPTGDTITVYDEQHYVTYLRLLDAKAEGADWKEVARIVLHRDPAAEELLTRRCWQSHLERAQWLSREGYRKILEQAAANRA
- a CDS encoding DUF2285 domain-containing protein, producing MTSKCLHIAGACDFPCDPDAQHDPQSPIWNPNLHPQAVMLSPVDHKNGDTEPILTLAHLDGLDLRRAADGWHGIWQVDGVAHQFWLPDAVPDAAAFYAVTLPMDSFLELRAHAARRFWRSLNGRAPGPDFRAVPAQLRQWHILTLRALDARLRGESYRTIAEVLLGFRGTKEDFESDPRKNKARRLVAHGIKMMRGGYRLLLHYPIKPDKR
- a CDS encoding transcriptional regulator domain-containing protein, which translates into the protein MINISALSILYYLNRYLNLSCPGAASRAPALRGDAMLSIDWRLPAAYRHAKQIPAAGFAWEYLRRNDDYRQDFETIARTGEPTGSDLEMFAHRWGLRFPVRSRRAA
- a CDS encoding antirestriction protein ArdA yields the protein MTNISESSPRIYVACLAAYNSGYLHGAWIDADQDADQIRDKIVTMLARSPIAHAEEYAIHDFEGFEGITISEYAGIDTVARIGAFISEHGALGAGLLEQFIGDMDQAETALQDCYHGQFGSLADYMEELTTESITIPEALRYYVDWQAMARDAEMSGDLFTVETAHDEVHVFSSR
- a CDS encoding ATP-dependent nuclease, translating into MNDNLNVIVGNNECGKSTLLEAVHLALSGQLNGRPLVVEMHPYLFNLDLVRKYIDSLAAGEKPHPPHILLEVYLADDPNLTKLKGDHNSLKIDRPGVSLSIELNPSHAEDFIQYVSDPAEIRTVPIEYYRIVWRNFAGNDIAHSRDIPLHASLIDASTLKNNAAASRYVVDIVKESLSAQEKVDLALTYRLMKDRFLEQPKVKTINDALALKKGKISEKTISVSLDTSARASWEAGVMPHLDDIPLTLVGKGEQNAVKIKLAMETSAKSHIILIEEAENHLSYASLNELIGHISANAGTRQIFITTHSSFVLNKLGVESVLLFQRGSGVRLSDLANTSTQDYFMKLPGHDTLRLILAKRSILVEGPSDELIVQRGYQKKHGKMPLEDGVDVISVNSLAFKRFLEIAVLLKTETDVVTDNDGSVAGLLAKYANYLTSDVVKIRYDTDETAKTLEPQLVKKNGLTTINAVLGKTFTDEASAIEYMVKNKADVALRFFETTVDWSVPDYIADAIR
- a CDS encoding UvrD-helicase domain-containing protein, whose protein sequence is MPSASRIVIAAAGGGKTTRVVDQALGADTGITALVTYTRNNIREIGLKMHERSRAIPPHVEVISWYTFLLHELARPYQSAMHSRRIDGFFWTEGKSVIYAPEANTAAHYFSDGRLIYSDKISKFICACDAKSGGSVMRRLRQRFAHIIIDEIQDMAGYDLDLLELMLRSNVRVTFVGDHRQATFATNNAPKNKAFRGPAIINKFEAWKKGLCCKNREA